The segment AAGCAATTACGGCTATTACCGCAATAATGATCAGAATAAAAAGTGTTCGAATACTAAACAGCGTTGACAATGGATGTCTCCTTTCTAATACCATACTCCTATATTAATTATAGTACGGATTTTATTGAAATAACAGTATGTAAGAAAATAAATATGTGTACAGATAGTAATTATGATTTTTTTTGATAAGGCGGTTTTCGTAAACTTTGTTGTTTTTGGGATTTTGGAATCATCCTTTATCTTCCTTACTGACCTACTCTTTTCCCTGTTGTACTTAACTTATTACAAGCATATTTTCAGATATATAAGCAGTAAAAACTCCTATATTGACTTTTTACTGGCGAATTGCAACACTCTTTGAGAAAAGAGCCTTTGATAAAGAAAGGGAATTGGGAAAGATAAGTTATACAGGCACCATGTTTAGTGTGTACACATAAAATAATAAAACCACAAAAAGGAGGTTTATCCTATGTTGGAGCTTAAGAAAAGTCAAACAGACATGAGTAATATGTTGCTCCAAACAGTCATATCCATATGTGTCACTGATATCGGTGGAATAAAAACTCTTCCTCCAAGGTTGCTGGGAAAATTTTATTCCATACTTAGCAAGGACCAATTGAATAACGCGGTCATCCAATATGACATGGAAAATAATATTAACATTGATATCTTTATTGAAGTTGAATATAGCCAATGTATACCGATGAAGGTTCAGGAACTCCAGAAGTTAATTAAACAAGAAATTGAAGTAATTACAGGGTACACTGTAAAAGCAGTGAACGTGTACGTAGATGGTATTTGGGTGAAATAATAAAAAAGGTGACAGCAGGTTTTACACCAGCAAATCACCTTCATTCGTATCTTGTATTATTTTAATGCATCCATGCGTTCTTTGGCTTGTTTTAACAATGATTTAGATGTGGAAACTACATTGGATGGGAATGTTTCACCTTCACCGTATTCCACACCATGTGGGTAGTAATGTTTGCCTAAAAGTGGTGTAAGCAAATTGATCATAGCATGAGAACCACCAACATCACCTTCAACTGCAAACCCTTGGACACGAAGGTAGAATACACCTTCTTTTGTTTCAAATTTTCGATCGAATGTAACTCGCTCGTAATCCCACTGACCAGCAAGGTCAAAGCCTAAATCCTCAAAAATGTCCGTTAGACGGGATAATTCTACTTTTTCATTTTCAAACCCTGTATTTTCAATTTTCATGTATGTACACTCCTTTTTCTATCTCTACATCTCGAAATAAGTATGCTCCTTGTTAATAATAGTACGAAAGAGGATAACTTTCAATAAGGAATAGAATAACTATCCATGTCATAGAAAGTTTTTTAAAAAAAGTCATGAT is part of the Sutcliffiella sp. FSL R7-0096 genome and harbors:
- a CDS encoding Asp23/Gls24 family envelope stress response protein gives rise to the protein MLELKKSQTDMSNMLLQTVISICVTDIGGIKTLPPRLLGKFYSILSKDQLNNAVIQYDMENNINIDIFIEVEYSQCIPMKVQELQKLIKQEIEVITGYTVKAVNVYVDGIWVK
- a CDS encoding YugN family protein; the encoded protein is MKIENTGFENEKVELSRLTDIFEDLGFDLAGQWDYERVTFDRKFETKEGVFYLRVQGFAVEGDVGGSHAMINLLTPLLGKHYYPHGVEYGEGETFPSNVVSTSKSLLKQAKERMDALK